One Triticum dicoccoides isolate Atlit2015 ecotype Zavitan chromosome 5B, WEW_v2.0, whole genome shotgun sequence genomic window carries:
- the LOC119311978 gene encoding malate dehydrogenase, glyoxysomal-like, whose translation MHPDATSPSHRIARVAAHLNPTRPQMEEPAALRPAACRAKGGAPGFKVAVVGAAGGIGQSLSLLMKMNPLVSVLHLYDVVNTPGVTADVSHMDTSAVVRGFIGQQQLEAALTGMDLVIIPAGLPRKPGMTRDDLFNKNAGIVRSICEGVAKSCPNAIVNLISNPVNSTVPIAAEVFKRAGTYCPKRLLGVTTLDVARANTFVAEVLGVDPREVNVPVVGGHAGVTILPLLSQVSPPCSFTPDEISYLTNRIQNGGTEVVEAKAGAGSATLSMAFAAAKFADACLRGMRGDAGIVECSYVASEVTELPFFASKVRLGRGGAEEILPLGPLNDFERAGLEKAKKELSESIQKGVSFMNK comes from the exons atgcatcCCGACGCCACCTCCCCCTCGCACCGCATCGCCCGCGTCGCCGCGCACCTCAACCCCACACGCCCACAG ATGGAGGAGCCCGCGGCGCTGAGGCCCGCGGCGTGCCGCGCCAAGGGCGGCGCGCCGGGGTTCAAGGTGGCGGTGGTGGGCGCGGCCGGGGGGATCGGCCAGTCGCTGTCGCTGCTCATGAAGATGAACCCGCTCGTCTCCGTGCTCCACCTCTACGACGTCGTCAACACGCCGGGGGTCACCGCCGACGTCAGCCACATGGACACCAGCGCCGTG GTGCGCGGCTTCATTGGCCAACAACAGCTTGAGGCAGCACTTACAGGAATGGATCTTGTCATCATCCCTGCCGGCCTCCCAAGAAAACCAGGAATGACAAGGGATGATCTGTTCAACAAAAATGCTGGGATCGTTCGCTCGATTTGTGAAGGCGTTGCCAAGAGCTGTCCTAATGCAATTGTGAATTTGATCAGCAACCCTGTGAACTCAACCGTCCCCATTGCTGCGGAGGTTTTCAAGAGAGCTGGAACTTACTGTCCCAAGCGTCTCCTTGGAGTGACAACACTTGATGTAGCAAGGGCTAACACCTTTGTG GCGGAAGTGCTTGGAGTTGATCCAAGAGAAGTCAATGTTCCAGTTGTTGGCGGGCATGCAGGGGTCACTATATTACCCCTCCTGTCACAG GTCAGCCCTCCATGCTCATTCACTCCAGATGAAATCAGCTATTTGACTAATCGCATACAGAACGGTGGTACAGAAGTTGTGGAG GCAAAGGCTGGAGCAGGCTCTGCAACTTTGTCAATG GCTTTTGCTGCTGCAAAATTCGCCGACGCGTGCCTGCGAGGAATGCGTGGTGATGCTGGCATCGTGGAGTGTTCATATGTCGCATCTGAG GTGACAGAGCTGCCGTTCTTCGCATCGAAAGTGAGGTTAGGTCGCGGTGGAGCCGAGGAGATTCTCCCTCTTGGGCCACTGAATGACTTCGAGAG AGCCGgcctggagaaggcgaagaaggagctGAGCGAGAGCATTCAGAAGGGCGTGTCGTTCATGAACAAGTGA